A genomic segment from Dietzia psychralcaliphila encodes:
- the rpmI gene encoding 50S ribosomal protein L35, producing the protein MPKMKTHKGTAKRFRKTGTGKLVRQQANRRHIMEKKPTKRTRRLDGRTDVAPADVPRIKRLLGL; encoded by the coding sequence ATGCCGAAGATGAAGACCCACAAGGGCACCGCCAAGCGCTTCCGGAAGACCGGAACGGGCAAGCTCGTGCGCCAGCAGGCCAACCGCCGCCACATCATGGAGAAGAAGCCCACCAAGCGCACCCGTCGTCTCGACGGCCGTACGGACGTCGCCCCGGCTGACGTCCCCCGCATCAAGCGGCTTCTCGGGCTCTGA
- a CDS encoding TrmH family RNA methyltransferase, with product MTHSTLPEEGTGRPADPFTERTPRVVSASKLHRAAARRKAGRFLAEGANSVEAALASGAAVEVFCGQDSLERFAALVTTASAAGVTVSVVTDRAVRSLSDTVSPTGIVALCRSVVRDPGEPVEGVPRLVAVGQALAEPGNVGTLVRVSDALGADAVWLTEGGVDPENTKAVRASAGSLFHLPVVRGISESGLVGRAHRLGLQVAVATGDGEVDVERADDVLSRPTAWVFGNEAHGVPDELAAAADIRVRIHIRGRAESLNIVTAASICLHTSARLQAGAS from the coding sequence GTGACGCACAGCACTCTGCCCGAGGAGGGCACGGGACGACCCGCGGATCCGTTCACCGAACGGACACCGCGGGTCGTTTCCGCATCCAAGCTCCACCGCGCGGCCGCTCGGCGTAAGGCCGGTCGCTTCCTGGCCGAGGGGGCCAACTCGGTCGAGGCCGCCCTGGCGAGCGGCGCGGCGGTCGAAGTGTTCTGCGGCCAGGACTCACTCGAGCGGTTCGCCGCACTCGTGACCACGGCGTCGGCCGCAGGAGTCACCGTCTCCGTGGTGACCGACCGAGCGGTCCGGTCCCTGTCGGACACCGTCTCGCCCACGGGGATCGTGGCACTGTGTCGATCGGTCGTGCGCGACCCGGGGGAGCCCGTCGAGGGTGTTCCGCGGCTCGTCGCGGTGGGCCAGGCGCTGGCGGAGCCCGGGAACGTGGGCACCCTCGTCCGGGTGTCGGACGCTCTCGGAGCCGACGCGGTATGGCTCACCGAGGGCGGCGTGGATCCGGAGAACACCAAGGCCGTCCGCGCCTCCGCGGGCAGCCTCTTCCACCTCCCCGTGGTGCGCGGGATCAGCGAGTCGGGCCTGGTCGGACGCGCCCACCGGCTGGGACTCCAGGTCGCCGTGGCCACCGGTGACGGAGAAGTCGATGTCGAGCGCGCGGACGACGTGCTCTCGCGGCCGACTGCCTGGGTCTTCGGCAACGAGGCGCACGGTGTCCCGGACGAACTGGCCGCCGCGGCCGACATCAGGGTGCGCATCCACATCCGCGGAAGGGCCGAGAGCCTGAACATCGTCACCGCCGCCTCGATCTGCCTCCACACCAGCGCGCGCCTGCAGGCCGGCGCGTCGTGA
- a CDS encoding ABC-F family ATP-binding cassette domain-containing protein, with translation MTATLTARGLGASRGARTLFDGLDLVVAEGDVWGLTGPNGAGKSTLLHALAGEPDAEMSGTITVSPPHATVGLLRQEVERRDDEVVRDFLHRVTGVADAQEHMDTLAQQMADSDSAADAYGDALEKWLALGGGDLDERIPVTAARLGLDRTVLTLPMAALSGGQAARVNLSAVLLSQYEILLLDEPTNDLDLAGLAVLEEFMRTERRPMVVVSHDREFLARCVTGIVELDSAQRQITVFDGGYESYLAERALARQRAREAYEEYSGRVGQLKDRMQTQKTWLDKGVRNTMRKSGGKDAERDKHIRNRAGQRSEKQAAKISQTERAMDRLDVIEEPRKEWELQMEIATAPRSGSVVAVLSEAVVRRGDFVLGPVTVQIDAGDRVLISGSNGSGKSTLLGLVAGDRLPDTGRATTGAGVAAGRVDQARSEFGGPEPLLDTFCVAADPAVLDPTEGRTLLAKFGLSGEHVARSCASLSPGERTRAALALLQQRGVNLLVLDEPTNHLDLAAIEQLEQAVEAFDGTVLLVTHDRRMRMGFRVNRELLVESGAVHEVR, from the coding sequence GTGACCGCCACCCTCACCGCCCGCGGCCTGGGTGCCTCGCGGGGTGCGCGAACCCTGTTCGACGGGTTGGACCTCGTCGTCGCCGAGGGCGATGTCTGGGGTCTCACCGGGCCCAACGGCGCCGGCAAATCGACGCTGCTCCACGCCCTCGCCGGCGAACCCGACGCCGAGATGTCGGGCACGATCACCGTGAGCCCACCGCACGCGACGGTCGGCCTCCTCCGTCAGGAGGTCGAGCGGCGCGACGACGAGGTGGTCCGCGACTTCCTGCACCGCGTCACCGGCGTCGCCGACGCGCAGGAACACATGGACACCCTCGCGCAGCAGATGGCGGACTCGGACTCGGCCGCCGACGCCTACGGCGACGCCCTCGAGAAGTGGTTGGCGCTCGGCGGTGGCGACCTGGACGAGCGGATCCCGGTGACCGCAGCCCGCCTGGGGCTGGACCGAACCGTTCTGACACTCCCGATGGCCGCGCTCTCGGGCGGGCAGGCCGCCCGCGTCAACCTCAGCGCCGTGTTGCTGAGCCAGTACGAGATCCTCTTGCTGGACGAGCCGACCAACGACCTCGACCTGGCCGGGCTCGCCGTACTGGAGGAGTTCATGCGGACCGAGCGGCGCCCGATGGTCGTGGTCAGCCACGATCGTGAGTTCCTCGCCAGGTGCGTGACCGGCATCGTCGAGCTCGACTCGGCGCAGCGGCAGATCACGGTGTTCGACGGCGGCTACGAGTCCTACCTGGCCGAGCGCGCACTGGCGCGGCAGCGGGCCCGCGAGGCCTACGAGGAGTACTCGGGCCGGGTCGGTCAGCTCAAGGACCGGATGCAGACTCAGAAGACGTGGCTCGACAAGGGTGTCCGCAACACCATGCGCAAATCCGGAGGCAAGGACGCCGAACGGGACAAGCACATCCGCAACCGGGCCGGCCAGCGGTCGGAGAAGCAGGCCGCCAAGATCTCGCAGACCGAGCGCGCCATGGATCGGCTCGACGTGATCGAGGAGCCGCGCAAGGAGTGGGAGCTCCAGATGGAGATCGCGACCGCACCCCGGTCGGGTTCGGTCGTGGCCGTGCTGTCCGAGGCGGTGGTCCGGCGCGGCGACTTCGTCCTGGGGCCGGTGACCGTGCAGATCGACGCGGGGGACCGGGTGCTGATCTCCGGTTCCAACGGGTCCGGGAAGTCGACGCTGCTGGGGCTGGTCGCCGGAGATCGTCTCCCGGACACCGGTCGGGCCACCACGGGGGCCGGGGTCGCGGCGGGGCGTGTCGATCAGGCCCGCTCGGAGTTCGGTGGCCCGGAACCCCTGCTGGACACGTTCTGCGTGGCCGCGGATCCCGCGGTTCTGGACCCCACGGAGGGCCGGACGCTGCTGGCCAAGTTCGGTCTGAGCGGCGAGCACGTCGCCCGGTCCTGCGCGTCCCTGTCCCCGGGGGAGCGGACCCGTGCGGCGTTGGCCCTGCTGCAGCAGCGTGGGGTCAACCTCCTCGTCCTGGACGAGCCCACCAACCATCTCGACCTGGCCGCGATCGAGCAGCTCGAGCAGGCGGTGGAGGCGTTCGACGGCACGGTCCTGCTGGTGACCCACGACCGGCGGATGCGGATGGGTTTCCGGGTGAACCGTGAACTGCTCGTGGAGTCCGGCGCTGTTCACGAGGTGCGGTAG
- the rplT gene encoding 50S ribosomal protein L20, giving the protein MARVKRAVNAQKKRRTVLESTKGYRGQRSRLYRKAKEQMLHSMTYSYRDRRARKGDFRKLWITRINAAARANDMTYNRFVQGLKLAGVEVDRKVLADLAVTDPAAFTALIEVARKALPADVNAPAA; this is encoded by the coding sequence GTGGCACGCGTGAAGAGGGCAGTCAACGCCCAGAAGAAGCGTAGGACCGTACTCGAGTCCACCAAGGGCTACCGCGGACAGCGCTCGCGGCTGTACCGCAAGGCCAAGGAGCAGATGCTCCACTCGATGACCTACAGCTACCGTGACCGTCGCGCTCGCAAGGGCGACTTCCGGAAGCTGTGGATCACCCGCATCAACGCGGCGGCCCGCGCCAACGACATGACCTACAACCGCTTCGTCCAGGGCCTCAAGCTCGCGGGCGTCGAGGTGGACCGCAAGGTGCTCGCCGACCTCGCGGTCACCGACCCGGCCGCCTTCACGGCGCTCATCGAGGTCGCTCGCAAGGCCCTGCCGGCCGACGTCAACGCCCCGGCTGCCTGA
- the infC gene encoding translation initiation factor IF-3 produces the protein MYRGGPISAEARINERIRVPEVRLVGPGGEQVGIVRVEDALRLALEADLDLVEVAPTARPPVCKIMDYGKFKYEAAQKERESRKNQQQTVVKEQKLRPKIDTHDYETKKGNVVRFLEKGSKVKVTIMFRGREQSRPELGFRLLQRLADDITEYGYVETSAKQDGRNMTMVVAPHKGAKTRVKAQESKVTDPASE, from the coding sequence ATCTACCGAGGAGGGCCCATCAGCGCCGAAGCACGTATCAACGAACGAATCCGTGTCCCCGAAGTCCGACTCGTCGGCCCCGGGGGCGAGCAGGTGGGGATCGTTCGCGTCGAGGATGCACTTCGTCTGGCCCTCGAGGCCGATCTGGACCTCGTAGAGGTCGCGCCCACCGCGCGCCCGCCGGTCTGCAAGATCATGGACTACGGAAAGTTCAAGTACGAGGCGGCGCAGAAAGAGCGCGAGTCACGGAAGAACCAGCAGCAGACCGTGGTCAAGGAGCAGAAGCTCCGGCCCAAGATCGACACCCATGACTACGAGACCAAGAAGGGGAACGTCGTCCGTTTCCTCGAGAAGGGCTCCAAGGTCAAGGTCACGATCATGTTCCGCGGTCGGGAGCAGTCCCGTCCCGAGCTGGGATTCCGGTTGCTCCAGCGGCTGGCGGACGACATCACCGAATACGGATACGTCGAGACCAGCGCCAAGCAGGACGGCCGGAACATGACCATGGTCGTGGCCCCCCATAAGGGTGCCAAGACCCGCGTCAAGGCGCAGGAGTCGAAGGTCACCGACCCCGCCTCGGAGTAG